GTTCTCCGACTACATGCGCCCCGCGGTCCGGTTGGCGTCGCTGATGAACATCGACCCGATCTACATCTGGACCCACGACTCGATCGGTCTGGGCGAGGACGGCCCCACCCATCAGCCGATCGAGCATCTGGCGGCGCTGCGGGCCATCCCGAACCTGGCCGTGGTGCGCCCGGCCGATCCGAACGAGACCGCCTACGCATGGCGCGCCATCCTCGAACGCGGCGCCACCAGCGGTCCGGTCGGGTTCATCCTGACCCGCCAGCCGGTTCCGGTGCTGGAGGGCACCAGCGCCGAGGGGGTCGCCCGCGGCGGCTACGTGCTCGGCGGGCCGACCGACGAGCAGCCCGATGTGATCCTGATCGGTACCGGCTCGGAGCTGCAGCTCTGCGTCGAGGCGCAGAAGATCCTGGCCGCCAAGGACATCGTCGCCCGGGTGGTGTCGATGCCGTGCGTGGAGTGGTTCGAGGCCCAGCCGCAGGAGTACCGCGACAGCGTGCTTCCGCCGGCGGTGTCGGCTCGAGTCGCGGTCGAGGCCGCGGTGGCGCAGAGTTGGTACCGACTGGTCGGCGACACCGGCGAGATTGTGTCGATCGAGCACTACGGGGAATCCGCCGACTACAAGACGTTGTTCCGGGAGTACGGCTTCACACCGGAGGCCGTCGCAGCCGCCGCCGAGCGAACGCTGGAGAACTGAACCGCACAACACACCTCGCGAAAGGCAGACCCCATGGCCCAGAACCCGAACCTCGCCGCTCTATCGGCAGCCGGTGTATCCGTCTGGCTCGATGATCTGTCCCGCGAGCGGCTGCAGACCGGCAACCTGCAGCAGCTCATCGACACCCGCTCGGTCGTCGGGGTGACCACCAACCCGACGATCTTCCAGGGTGCGCTGTCCAACGGCACCTACTACGACGCGCAGGTGCGCGAACTGGCCGAGCGCGGCGCCGATGTGGAAGCCACCATCCGCACCGTCACCACCGACGACGTCCGCAACGCCTGCGATGTGCTGGCCAAGCAGTACGAGCAGTCCGACGGCGTGGACGGGCGGGTCTCCATCGAGGTCGATCCGCGGCTGGCCCACGACACCGACAAGACGATCCTGCAGGCGATCGAGCTGTGGAAGATCGTCGACCGGCCCAACCTGCTGATCAAGATCCCGGCGACCATGGCCGGGCTGCCCGCGATCACCGCCGTCATCGCCGAGGGCATCTCGGTGAACGTGACGCTGATCTTCTCGGTCGAGCGGTACCGGCTGGTGATGGACGCCTATCTGGCCGGCCTGGAGAAGGCCAAGGAGGCCGGCCACGACCTGTCCAAGATCCACTCGGTGGCGTCGTTCTTCGTGTCGCGGGTCGACACCGAGGTCGACAAGCGGCTCGAGAAGATCGGCACCCCCGAGGCGCTGGAACTGCGCGGCCAGGCCGGCCTGGCCAACGCCCGGCTGGCCTACGCGGCGTATCAGGAGGTGTTCCTCGGCGGGGCACGGTACGAGGCGCTCAAACCGCACGGCGCCCGGGTGCAGCGGCCGCTGTGGGCGTCGACCGGGGTCAAGAACCCCGCCTACCCCGACACCCTGTACGTGACCGAACTGGTGGCGCCGAACACCGTCAACACCATGCCGGAGAAGACGCTGGAGGCGGTGGCCGACCACGGCGTGATCACCGGGGACACCGTCACCGGCCGGGCCACCGAATCGCAGGAACTGTTCGACAAACTCAGCGCGATCGGCATCGACCTGCCCGACGTGTTCCGGGTCCTCGAGGACGAGGGCGTGGAGAAGTTCGAGAAGTCCTGGCAGGAGCTTCTCGAGGCGACACAGACCCAGCTCGACGCCGCCAAGAAATGACCGAGTGGGTGAATCCGCTCCGCGATAAACGCGATCGGCGGATGCCACGCATCGCAGGGCCGTGCGGCGTGGTGATCTTCGGTGTGACCGGAGATCTGTCCCGGAAGAAGCTGATGCCGGCCATCTACGACCTCGCCAACCGGGGTCTGCTGCCGCCGTCGTTCGCACTGGTGGGATTCGCCCGAAGGGATTGGGCCGACGAGGATTTCGGCCAGGTCGTCTACGAGGCGGTCAAACAGCACGCCCGGACCCCGTTCCGCCAGGAGGTGTGGGACCGCCTGGCGGAGGGGTTCCGGTTCGTGCAGGGCACCTTCGACGACGATGCGGCCTTCGCCCGGCTCGCCGAGACCCTGGAGAAGCTGGACGCCGAGCGTGGCACGGGCGGCAATCACGCCTTCTATCTGTCCATTCCGCCCAAGGCTTTTCAGCAGGTGTGCGAGCAGCTGCAGAAGTCCGGGCTGGCCCGCCCGCAGGACGGCCGCTGGAGCCGGGTGGTCATCGAGAAACCGTTCGGCCACGATCTGGAGTCCGCGCGCGAACTCAACGCGGTGGTCAACAGCGTCTTCCCCGAGGAGAGCGTCTTCCGCATCGACCACTATCTGGGCAAGGAGACGGTCCAGAACATCCTGGCGCTGCGGTTCGCCAATGAGCTGTTCGAACCGGTCTGGAACAACAACTACGTCGACCACGTGCAGATCACCATGGCCGAGGACATCGGCCTGGGCGGGCGCGCCGGCTACTACGACGGTGTCGGCGCGGCACGCGACGTGATCCAGAACCATCTGCTGCAGCTGTTGGCGCTGACCGCGATGGAGGAACCGGTCAACTTCGGTCCGCACGAGCTGCAGACCGAGAAGATCAAGGTGCTCTCGGCGACGAGGCTGGTGCATCCGCTGGACAAGACCACCGCTCGCGGCCAGTACGCGGCTGGGTGGCAGGGCAGCGAGAAGGTGGTGGGGCTGCTCGACGAGGAGGGGTTCGCCAACGACTCGACCACCGAGACCTACGCCGCGATCACCCTGGAGGTCGACACCCGGCGCTGGGCGGGCGTGCCGTTCTTCCTGCGCACCGGAAAACGGTTGGCGCGCAGGGTCACCGAGATCGCCTTGGTGTTCAAGCGGGCTCCGCATCTGCCGTTCGACAAGACCATGACCGAAGAGCTCGGGGAGAACGCGCTGGTGATCCGGGTGCAGCCCGACGAGGGGATCACCATGCGGTTCGGGTCGAAGGTGCCCGGCAGCCAGATGGAGGTCCGCGACGTCAACATGGACTTCTCCTACGGCTCGGCGTTCGCCGAGGACTCCCCCGAGGCCTACGAACGGCTGATCCTCGACGTGCTGCTCGGCGAGCCGTCGCTGTTCCCGGTGAACCGGGAGGTCGAATTGTCTTGGCAGATCCTCGATCCCGTGCTGGAGTTCTGGGCGTCTCAGGGCCGGCCCGAGCCGTACCCGGCGGGGACCTGGGGTCCGCCGTCGGCCGACGAGATGCTGCGCCGGGTCGGCCGGGAGTGGAGGCGGCCGTGATCGCCCGAAGCCGACCAGGGGCGGCGCGACGAGGAGCCGAGACATGATCGTCGATCTGCCGGACACCACGACCAACGACATCAACAAGAAGATCACCGGCATGCGCGAGGAGGGCGGCGCGATCACCCTGGGCCGGGTGCTGACCCTGGTGATCGCGCTGGACTCCGACGAGCTGCTCGAAGAGGCGATCGAGGCGGCGAACTTCGCCAGCCACGAACATCCGTGCCGGGTGATCGTGACCGTGCCCGGCGACCGGGACGCCGCCGGCTCCCGGCTGGACGCCCAGCTGCGGTTCGGCCGGGACGCCGGCGCCGGCGAAGTGGTGGCGCTTCGGCTGCACGGCGAGCTGGCGGATCACCCCAACAGCGTGGTGCTGCCGTTCCTGCTGCCCGACACCCCGGTGGTGGCCTGGTGGCCGGTGGGCGGGCCGGAGGTGCCCGCGCAGGATCCGATCGGCCGGTTGGCGATTCGCCGCATCACCAACGCGACCCAGTGCGCGGACCCGCTCGCGATGCTCAAGACCCTGATCAAGGGCTACACCCCCGGCGATACCGATCTGGCGTGGGCCCGAATCACCTACTGGCGGGCGCTGCTGGCCTCCGCGGTCGACCAGCCGCCGCACGAACCGATCACCTCCGCGCTGGTGTCGGGGCTGCGCGACGAGCCGTCGCTGGATGTGCTGGCCGGCTGGCTCGCCACCCGGATCGACGGTCCGGTGCGCCGCGCGGTCGGCGACTTGAAGGTGGAGCTGCACCGGTCCGGCGAGACGATCACGCTGAGCCGCCCGCAGCACGGGGTGACCGCGACCCTCCAGCGGACCGGGCGCCCCGACGCGCGGATTCCCTTGGCACGCAGGGAAACCAAGGAATGTCTCGCCGAGGATCTGCGCCGGCTCGACGCCGACGAGATCTATCACGAGGCGCTGCAGGGGATCGAGAGGGTGGAGTACCTGTGAGCACTGTCGTCGAGAGATACCCCGACGCCGATGCCCTGGTGGCGGCGGCCGGTGACCGGTTGGCCGGCGCGATCACCGAGGCGATCACGCGCCGGGGGGTCGCGCATATCGTGCTCACCGGCGGCGGGACGGGCGTCAAACTGCTGGGCAGGGTGCGCGAACACTCCGAGATCGACTGGTCGAAGGTCCACCTGTACTGGGGCGACGACCGATTCGTTCCCGCCGACGACGACGAGCGCAATCACAAACAGGCCCGCGAGGCACTGTTGGATCACATCGACATCCCCGCCGGGAACGTGCATCCGATGGCACCGTCGGACGGCCCGTTCGGCGACGACATCGACGCGGCCGCAGCCGATTACGAGCGGGTGCTGGCCGCCCGGGCCGAACCCGGCCGGCCCGCACCCGATTTCGATGTGCACCTGCTCGGCATGGGCGGCGAAGGACATGTGAACTCGCTGTTCCCCGACACCTCCGCGGTGCGCGAGACCGAGCGTCTGGTGGTGGCGGTCAACGACTCCCCCAAGCCGCCGCCGCGGCGCATCACGCTGACCCTGCCCGCGGTCCAGCGGTCGCGTGAGGTGTGGCTGGTGGTGTCGGGCGCGGCGAAGGCCGAGGCGGTCGCCGCTGCGGTGGGCGGCGCGGATCCGGTCGAGGTGCCGGCCGCCGGCGCGAAGGGCCGCGAGGCGACCGTGTGGCTGCTCGACGAGGAAGCGGCGAGCAAGCTCTGAGGCCCTAGACCGAATACGTCTCCGCGGGGTGTGTCCGCAGGCAGCGCCGGTTGTCGGTGGGGCGGTCCAGAATAGAACACATGTTCGATGATTGCGGTGATGGTGCGGTGGTCGATGCGATCACCGCGGCGTCGCGGGAGCAGAACGCCGCCTGTGGGCGGGAGTCGCCGGCGATCGGGCGGTTGTATGCCCGCCGTGCCCCCTGACGGCGATGAGGAACGCAGCTGCCGGGCCAGCGACCGCCGGGTGGTCACCACCCCGGTCAACCGCGCCAGCCTGGTCACCGAACAATCACTACTCGCCGAACACCTCGCCCCAGACACCGAACCACCCCCGTTCTGACGGGCACCCTTCGCGGGCGCGCCGGCCGTCGCGGTATCCGCGCTCGAACTCGGCAGCCGAATCCCCGGATCCGCGCATGACGCGGCGCGGGTCGAATCGGCGTGGGCACGACGGGGTGCTCGGCCCCGTACCGGACACGGTGTGCGACTCGTCCATGTGCGGTCAGACGCGGCAAACCACCCATCGGTTCCACCGGGGCCGCGATAATGACCGGCATGGCGGACAGAAACAGTCGACCTGCCCGAACCGGACCGGAGCGGATCAGGAAACTGGCGCAGGCTGCGCTGAACGCCGACGTCACGGTCGAGCAGGTCGACGCCATCCTCGAGGGACTCGGAGAAACCCTCGAGGACCTGAACCGGTCGACGGCCAACCTCGACGTCACCCTCGAGCGGTTCAACGACACGATCAACAAGATCAACGAGCTCGCACCGCGACTCAACGCGGTGGTGGATCGCATGGAGGGCATCGTCGCCCGCGTGGAACGCATCGTGGGCATCGGCGAGACCGCGCTGGCGCCGCTGGCAGCCACCGAATCGGCCGTGCGCAGCGCGATCGACAGGGTCCGCCGCACCGCGCGGCTGTAGCGCCGAAGACCGCCGTACGCCGGAGGTCAGCCGCTGTTGCGCAACGCGCTGGCCAGCCCGCTCATGGTCAGCAGGATGCCCCGCTTGACCAGCTCGTCGTCGTCACCGGAGCGGTAGCGCCGCAACAACTCCACCTGCAGGTGGTTCAGCGGCTCGAGATACGGGAAACGGTTGAACACCGACCGGGCCAGTGCGGGGTTGTCGGCCAGCAGATCCTCCTGGCCGGTGATGAGCTGATGCATCGCGATGGTGCGCCGGTGTTCGTCGACGATCCTGTCGAACACCCGCCGCCGCAGCTCCTCGTCGGGCACCAGCTCCGAATAGCGCGCCGCCAGGCCCATATCCGTCTTGGCCAGCACCTGCGCCATGTTCGACAGCACGGTCCTGAAGAACGGCCAGCGCCGGTACAGATCGCGCAGCACCTCCACCCGCTCCTCGACGGGCTCGGGTCCGGCATGCAGCCAGCCCTCGACCGCCGAACCGGTTCCGTACCAGCCGGGCAGCATCACCCGCGACTGGCTCCAGGCCAACACCCACGGGATGGCCCGCAGATCGGCGATCGAGGTGGTCGGCTTGCGCGAGGTGGGCCGGCTGCCGATGTTGAGCTCACCGATCTCGCTGACCGGGGTCGACGCCTTGAAGTACTCGACGAAACCCGGTGTGTCATGGACCAGGTCGGCGTAGGCCCGCTGCGCCCGCTCGGCCAGCTCGTCGAGCACCCGGTACGCGGGTTCCGCGTCGTCGCCGAGTCCCTCGACGTCGAGCAGGGTGGCCTCCAGGGTCGCCGCCACCAAGGTCTCCAGATTGCGGTGCGCCAGTTGGGGTTCGGCGTACTTCGCGGCGATCACCTCGCCCTGCTCGGTCAGCCGCAAGGAGCCGTTCACCGCACCCGGCGGCTGGGCCAGGATCGCCTCGTAGCTCGGCCCTCCCCCGCGGCCGACGGTGCCGCCGCGGCCGTGGAACAACCGCAGCCGGATGCCGTTCGTGCGCGCACACTCGACCAGATCGAGTTCGGCCCGGTAGATCGCCCAGTTCGCCGCCAGGTACCCGCCGTCCTTGTTGGAGTCCGAGTAGCCGAGCATCACCTCCTGGCTGTGGTCCCGGGCCGCCACGATCGCCCGGTACACCGGCAGCTCGAGCGCCTGCGCCAGCACCGCCGCGCCGTTGCGCAGGTCCTCGATGGTCTCGAACAACGGAACGATCCCCACCGGCGCGTAGACCGGACGCGCCGAGGCATCGAGCAGCCCGACCTCCTTGAGCAGAATCCCGGCCTCGAGCAGGTCCGACACCGACTGGCACATCGAGATGATGTAGTTCGGCACCGCCGGCTCGCCGTAGCGCTCGACCGCCTGCGCCGCCGCGGTGAGGATGTCGAGTTCCTTGCGGGCCAGCTCGGACAACTCGGCGCGGCCACTGAGCAGCGGGCGGCGGGTGGAAAGCTCGCCCGCCAGCAGCGCGACCCGGTCCGGTTCCGACAGCGATCGATAGTCCGGATGCACCCCGGCCCAGGCCAGCAGCTCGGCGACGACCTCCTCGTGCACCTCGGAGTTCTGCCGCATGTCCAGCCCGCACAGGTGAAAACCGAAGACGCGCACCGCTTCCCGCAGATGAGCAAGCCGGTCGTCGGCGATCACCGCGCTGCCGTGGGTGCGCAGCGACGCGTCGATGGTGTCCAGGTCGGCGAGCAGCTCCGCCGCGGACCGGTACCGCTCGAACCCGAGGTCGAGCACATGCTCGGGCCGGCGGTCCAGGATCTCGTCCGCGGTCGCGGTCAACCGGGCGCGGATCACCCGCAGCGCCCGCCGGTACGGTTCGTCCGCCCAGGCCGGATCGTCGTACCGCGCCCCGAGCGCGGCGAGCTCGTCGCTGACCGACACCAGCCGCCGCGACATCGGCAGCTCCTGCTCCAGCGCGGTGAGCTCGGTGAAATAGTGGTCCAGCGCGGTGTAGGCCGCCCGCCCGGTGGCCAGCCGCACCACCTCGGCGGTGACGTTGGGATTGCCGTCGCGGTCGCCGCCGATCCACGAGCCCATCCGCACCAGGGGCTCCGCCAGCACCCCGGCGTCGGGCCAGCGGGCCCGCAGCTGCTCGCGCACCTCCGCGTTGACCTTCGGCACCACCTCGAAGAACGCGGCCCGGTAGTACCGCAGCCCGGTCTCGATCTCATCGGTGATCGTCAACCGCGACAACCGGATCAGCGCGGTCTGCCACAGGGTCAGGATGTGGCGGCGCAACTCCGACTCGATGTCGCGGCCGTCGTCGGTCCGGGTGTGCCCGTGCAACCGCAGCCGCAGCAGTTCGGTGATGCGGTGCTGGGTGTCGAACACCGTGCGCCGCCGGGTCTCGGTCGGATGCGCGGTGATCACCGGCGACACCAGCGCTCCCCGCAGCGCCCGCGCCACCGTCGCCGAATCGAGTTCGGCCGCATCGAGTTTGCGGTAGGTGGCGGCCAGGGTCGAGTCGCGGGGCGGTTCGCCGGCAGCCAGGTGGACGGCCCGCCGCCGCTCCCGGTGGATGTCCTCGGCCACGTTGGCCAGCAGCGCGAAATGGCTGAACGCCCGGATGACCGGGATCGCGGTGCGGGTGTCGATGCCGCGGAACTGCTCGGCCAGCTCCGCGCGGTCGATCTCCGAACGCCGGACCCGGAACGACTCCACCCGGGCCCGCTCGACCAGGTCGAAAACCTCGTCGCCGTGCTGTTCGCGGATGGTGTCGCCGAGGATCGAGCCGAGCAGCCGGATGTCCTCGCGCATCGGCTCGGTCGCCTCACGGCCGATCCGGGTTCGGGTCACCGACCCGATCGGCGCCAGAACGTCAACCGACTCCGCCATTACCCCAGTATGTCCGGCCCGCGCGGGGTTCGCCGGGCGGCGGGGTCCGGGCTCAGCCGTACTTGATCTGCAGGCCGACGCCGATGATGGACACCACCCAGATGCCGGTGACGAACAGCGTCAGCCGGTCAAGGTTCTTCTCCACCTGGGTCGAACCCGACAGACTGGACTGCACACCGCCACCGAACAGGGTGGACAAGCCACCGCCCTTGGCGCGATGCAGCAGCACGAGCAAGATCACCAGCACGCTGGTGACGATGAGCGTGATCTGCAGCGCGAGAAGCATGACGCCAGCCTACCGGTCCGCCGATCCGGTCACGGCAACGGCCCGCCGGCGGCGATCGCCGACAGCGTGGCGAACTGCTCACCGTCCAGCGACGCCCCGCCGACCAGCGCACCGTCCACGTCGGGCTGCGCGACGATCTCGCCGACGTTCTTGGCGTTGACCGACCCGCCGTAGAGGATCCGCACCCCCGCGGCGAGCAGCGGCGACGCCAGGTTGCCCAGCTCGTCGCGGATCGCCTTGCACACCTCCTGGGCGTCGGCCGCGCTGGCCACCCGCCCGGTGCCGATCGCCCACACCGGCTCGTAGGCGATCACCGCCTGGCCGATCTGCTCGGCCGACAGGCCCGCCAGCGAGCCGCGCAGCATCTCCAGGTTGTGCTCGACGTGGTTGCCGGCCTCACGCACCTCCAGCGGCTCGCCGATGCAGATGATCGGTATCAGGCCGTGCCGGAACGCCGCGGCCGCCTTGGCGGCCACCAGCGCGTCGTCCTCATGGTGGTAGGTGCGCCGCTCGGAATGCCCGACGATGACGTAGGTGCAGCCCAGCTTGGCCAGGAACGCGCCGCTGATCTCGCCGGTGTAGGCGCCCGAGTCGTGCTGCGACAGGTCCTGCGCGCCGTAGGTCAGCCGCAGCTTGTCGCCGTCGACCAGGGTCTGCACGCTGCGCAGATCGGTGAACGGCGGGAGCACCGCCACGTCGACCTTGTCGTAGTACTTCTCCGGCAGCGAGAACGCGATCTTCTGCACCAGCGCGATCGCCTCGAAGTGGTTGAGGTTCATCTTCCAGTTGCCGGCGATCAGCGGTTTGCGGATCACGATTGCAGGACCTCCAGGCCGGGTAGCGTCTTGCCTTCCAGGTACTCCAGCGATGCGCCGCCGCCGGTGGAGATGTGGGAGAACCCGTCCTCCGGCAGACCGAGCCGGCGCACGGCCGCGGCCGAGTCACCGCCGCCGACCACGCTGAACGCGCCCTTGCGGGTGGCCCCGATGATCGCCTCGGCCACCCCCTTGGTGCCCGCCGCGAAAGCCGGGAACTCGAACACGCCCATCGGGCCGTTCCAGAACACGGTCTTGGCGTTGGACAGCAGGTTGCCGAACCGTTCCACCGAGCCCGGGCCGATGTCCAGGCCCATCTTGTCCGCGGGGATCCGATCGGCCGGCACCACCTCCGGCGTGGCGTCGGCGGCGAACCGGTCGGCCACCACGATGTCCACCGGCACGTGGATCACGTCGGCGTAGGTGTCCAAGAGCCTGCGGCAGGTGTCGATCATGCCCTCCTCGAGCAGCGACTTGCCCACCGAGATCCCCTGCGAGGCAAGGAAGGTGAAGCACATCCCGCCGCCGATGATCAGGCTGTCGGCGCGGGTCGCGAGGTTCTCGATGACGGCGAGCTTGTCCGACACCTTCGACCCGCCGAGCACCACCGCGTACGGCCGCTCGGTAGAACTGGTCAGCTGCTCGAGCACCTTCACCTCGGCGGCGACCAGCGTGCCGGCGTAGCGGGGCAGCAGCTTGGCCACGTCGTAGACCGACGCCTGCTTGCGGTGCACCACCCCGAACCCGTCGGAGACGAACGCCCCGTCGGGGCCGACGAGCTCGACCAGCGCGCGGGCCAGCGCCTGCCGTTCGCTGTCGTCCTTGCTGGTCTCGCGCGGGTCGAAGCGGATGTTCTCCAGCAGCAGGATGTCGCCGTCGGTCAGGCCCTCGGCGCGGGCCAGCGCGTCGGCGCCGACCACGTCACCGGCCAGCTGCACGTGCCGGCCGAGCCGCTCGCCGAGCGCCGCGGCGACCGGCGCCAGCGACAACTTCGGATCCGGGGCCCCCTTGGGCCGGCCCAGATGCGCAGTGACCACCACCTTGGCGCCAGCCTCGGCCAGCGCCTTGAGGGTGGGCACCGACGCGATGATCCGGCCCGGGTCGGTGATGTTGCGGTCGTCGTCCAGCGGGACGTTCAGGTCGGAGCGCACCAACACGCCCCGACCCGAAACCCCTTCCGCCAGAAGGTCGTCGAGTGTCTTGATGGCCACGGTCCCGCCGTTCGCCTTACAGGGACTTCCCGACCAGCGCGACCAGGTCGACCAGCCGGTTGGAGTAACCCCACTCGTTGTCGTACCAGGACA
The window above is part of the Mycolicibacterium hassiacum DSM 44199 genome. Proteins encoded here:
- the tal gene encoding transaldolase, with translation MAQNPNLAALSAAGVSVWLDDLSRERLQTGNLQQLIDTRSVVGVTTNPTIFQGALSNGTYYDAQVRELAERGADVEATIRTVTTDDVRNACDVLAKQYEQSDGVDGRVSIEVDPRLAHDTDKTILQAIELWKIVDRPNLLIKIPATMAGLPAITAVIAEGISVNVTLIFSVERYRLVMDAYLAGLEKAKEAGHDLSKIHSVASFFVSRVDTEVDKRLEKIGTPEALELRGQAGLANARLAYAAYQEVFLGGARYEALKPHGARVQRPLWASTGVKNPAYPDTLYVTELVAPNTVNTMPEKTLEAVADHGVITGDTVTGRATESQELFDKLSAIGIDLPDVFRVLEDEGVEKFEKSWQELLEATQTQLDAAKK
- the zwf gene encoding glucose-6-phosphate dehydrogenase, encoding MTEWVNPLRDKRDRRMPRIAGPCGVVIFGVTGDLSRKKLMPAIYDLANRGLLPPSFALVGFARRDWADEDFGQVVYEAVKQHARTPFRQEVWDRLAEGFRFVQGTFDDDAAFARLAETLEKLDAERGTGGNHAFYLSIPPKAFQQVCEQLQKSGLARPQDGRWSRVVIEKPFGHDLESARELNAVVNSVFPEESVFRIDHYLGKETVQNILALRFANELFEPVWNNNYVDHVQITMAEDIGLGGRAGYYDGVGAARDVIQNHLLQLLALTAMEEPVNFGPHELQTEKIKVLSATRLVHPLDKTTARGQYAAGWQGSEKVVGLLDEEGFANDSTTETYAAITLEVDTRRWAGVPFFLRTGKRLARRVTEIALVFKRAPHLPFDKTMTEELGENALVIRVQPDEGITMRFGSKVPGSQMEVRDVNMDFSYGSAFAEDSPEAYERLILDVLLGEPSLFPVNREVELSWQILDPVLEFWASQGRPEPYPAGTWGPPSADEMLRRVGREWRRP
- the secG gene encoding preprotein translocase subunit SecG, which encodes MLLALQITLIVTSVLVILLVLLHRAKGGGLSTLFGGGVQSSLSGSTQVEKNLDRLTLFVTGIWVVSIIGVGLQIKYG
- a CDS encoding phosphoglycerate kinase is translated as MAIKTLDDLLAEGVSGRGVLVRSDLNVPLDDDRNITDPGRIIASVPTLKALAEAGAKVVVTAHLGRPKGAPDPKLSLAPVAAALGERLGRHVQLAGDVVGADALARAEGLTDGDILLLENIRFDPRETSKDDSERQALARALVELVGPDGAFVSDGFGVVHRKQASVYDVAKLLPRYAGTLVAAEVKVLEQLTSSTERPYAVVLGGSKVSDKLAVIENLATRADSLIIGGGMCFTFLASQGISVGKSLLEEGMIDTCRRLLDTYADVIHVPVDIVVADRFAADATPEVVPADRIPADKMGLDIGPGSVERFGNLLSNAKTVFWNGPMGVFEFPAFAAGTKGVAEAIIGATRKGAFSVVGGGDSAAAVRRLGLPEDGFSHISTGGGASLEYLEGKTLPGLEVLQS
- the tpiA gene encoding triose-phosphate isomerase, coding for MIRKPLIAGNWKMNLNHFEAIALVQKIAFSLPEKYYDKVDVAVLPPFTDLRSVQTLVDGDKLRLTYGAQDLSQHDSGAYTGEISGAFLAKLGCTYVIVGHSERRTYHHEDDALVAAKAAAAFRHGLIPIICIGEPLEVREAGNHVEHNLEMLRGSLAGLSAEQIGQAVIAYEPVWAIGTGRVASAADAQEVCKAIRDELGNLASPLLAAGVRILYGGSVNAKNVGEIVAQPDVDGALVGGASLDGEQFATLSAIAAGGPLP
- the ppc gene encoding phosphoenolpyruvate carboxylase, whose product is MAESVDVLAPIGSVTRTRIGREATEPMREDIRLLGSILGDTIREQHGDEVFDLVERARVESFRVRRSEIDRAELAEQFRGIDTRTAIPVIRAFSHFALLANVAEDIHRERRRAVHLAAGEPPRDSTLAATYRKLDAAELDSATVARALRGALVSPVITAHPTETRRRTVFDTQHRITELLRLRLHGHTRTDDGRDIESELRRHILTLWQTALIRLSRLTITDEIETGLRYYRAAFFEVVPKVNAEVREQLRARWPDAGVLAEPLVRMGSWIGGDRDGNPNVTAEVVRLATGRAAYTALDHYFTELTALEQELPMSRRLVSVSDELAALGARYDDPAWADEPYRRALRVIRARLTATADEILDRRPEHVLDLGFERYRSAAELLADLDTIDASLRTHGSAVIADDRLAHLREAVRVFGFHLCGLDMRQNSEVHEEVVAELLAWAGVHPDYRSLSEPDRVALLAGELSTRRPLLSGRAELSELARKELDILTAAAQAVERYGEPAVPNYIISMCQSVSDLLEAGILLKEVGLLDASARPVYAPVGIVPLFETIEDLRNGAAVLAQALELPVYRAIVAARDHSQEVMLGYSDSNKDGGYLAANWAIYRAELDLVECARTNGIRLRLFHGRGGTVGRGGGPSYEAILAQPPGAVNGSLRLTEQGEVIAAKYAEPQLAHRNLETLVAATLEATLLDVEGLGDDAEPAYRVLDELAERAQRAYADLVHDTPGFVEYFKASTPVSEIGELNIGSRPTSRKPTTSIADLRAIPWVLAWSQSRVMLPGWYGTGSAVEGWLHAGPEPVEERVEVLRDLYRRWPFFRTVLSNMAQVLAKTDMGLAARYSELVPDEELRRRVFDRIVDEHRRTIAMHQLITGQEDLLADNPALARSVFNRFPYLEPLNHLQVELLRRYRSGDDDELVKRGILLTMSGLASALRNSG
- the opcA gene encoding glucose-6-phosphate dehydrogenase assembly protein OpcA — encoded protein: MIVDLPDTTTNDINKKITGMREEGGAITLGRVLTLVIALDSDELLEEAIEAANFASHEHPCRVIVTVPGDRDAAGSRLDAQLRFGRDAGAGEVVALRLHGELADHPNSVVLPFLLPDTPVVAWWPVGGPEVPAQDPIGRLAIRRITNATQCADPLAMLKTLIKGYTPGDTDLAWARITYWRALLASAVDQPPHEPITSALVSGLRDEPSLDVLAGWLATRIDGPVRRAVGDLKVELHRSGETITLSRPQHGVTATLQRTGRPDARIPLARRETKECLAEDLRRLDADEIYHEALQGIERVEYL
- the pgl gene encoding 6-phosphogluconolactonase, which produces MSTVVERYPDADALVAAAGDRLAGAITEAITRRGVAHIVLTGGGTGVKLLGRVREHSEIDWSKVHLYWGDDRFVPADDDERNHKQAREALLDHIDIPAGNVHPMAPSDGPFGDDIDAAAADYERVLAARAEPGRPAPDFDVHLLGMGGEGHVNSLFPDTSAVRETERLVVAVNDSPKPPPRRITLTLPAVQRSREVWLVVSGAAKAEAVAAAVGGADPVEVPAAGAKGREATVWLLDEEAASKL